GGAGCAATAGGCTTTATTTTTTGAACAACTTTTCTAGGTTTTGCTACTTTTTTATATGCTTGTTTAACAGGTGCATTATAATTTTGTATTTCCCCATTATATCCTAAAACTGTAACTTTTACTCTTGCAGTTCCTTTTCTAACCATATCAATTTCATGAGCAGCTGTATTTGATAAATCTATGATTCTTCCATCAACAAAAGGTCCTCTATCATTTACTCTTACAATTACACTTTTCCCATTCTCAAGATTATCAACTCTTACAACAGTATTCATAGGTAATGTTTTATGAGCAGCTGTTAAATCATACATATTATAAGTTTCACCATTTGAGGTTTTTTTAGCATGAAAGTTTGGCCCATACCAAGAAGCAATTCCTCTAAATTCATCATCAATATTTGGAATAAAAGGATAATACTTTTCACCAAAAACTGTATATGGACGTAATGTTGCTCTATGCATTGCTTTTGAATTTCTAATATTACTATTTGATGTATCTTTATATATTTTATTAATATCTGATCTATTTACTACATGCTTTTTAGATGAACAACCTGTTATTAAAAGTGCTCCAGCTAATAAACCTGTTGTCAAACCATATTTAAAAAACTTATTTATATATTGCAATTTTATCTCCAACTTTTATTTTATTTGATTTTAACTTATTATCTTTTTTTAGCTTTTTTATACTTACTTTAAATCTATAAGAAATTCCACTTAGAGAATCTCCATTTTTTACTTTATATATTTGTCTTTTATATTTTTTACTAACTTTTTTTACTTTATTATTATAAATTGGTATTACTAATTTTTGTTTTAATGATAGTTTATTTGTTTTTAATTCATTAAACTTTTTAATAAAAGAATACTTTACTTTAAACTTATTACCAATACTAGATAAAGTATCACCTTTTTTAACACGATATATTACATAAGAATCACTTCTAATCTTATTTTTATTTTTATTATATCTTTCTAATTTTAAATAAGGAATATTGATATCATATTTTTTTACATCACTAGGAATTATATATTGTTTGATATGTAAATTCATTTTTGCTAATGTTGAAAACTTCATATTTAAAACACTTGCAATACTTCTTAAATGTAAGCCACCTTTTGCTTTTACAGTTGTTAAAGTAGAGTTTATATCTCTATCAAAGATATATCCCTTTTTTAAGAAATTTCTATTTGCAATCATTGAAAGAACAACAATTTTTCGTAAATATGCTCTACTTTCTCTTGGAAGATATTGTCTGTCTAAATTGCTTTGAACTGTTAAAAGGTCTCTTGCTGTTAAAGGAATATTTAATTTTTTAATCTTTTTATAAATTTTATTAATTTTATAAAAATCTTTTTTTGTTCTTAAATATTCTTTAATTGTTTTTCTATAGTCTTTTATCTTTTTACTATTTTCTTTGTTTGGATAAATTCTAATATATTTGTCAATGCTTGCACGTGTAATTGCTTCAATTACTCTTCCTTCACCACAATTATAAGCAAGTATTGCTAAATACCATTTATCAAATCTTTTATGGTGATGTTTTAAGTATTTTGAAGCAGCATGTGTTGATTTAACAAAGTCTAATCTTTCATCAACATATTCATCATTTCGTAAATTATAAATTTTTGCAGTACTTGGCATAAATTGCCATAAACCTAATGCTCCAGTAGAAGACCTTACATCTAATTTAAAATTTGACTCTGCCATAGAAAGATATAAAAAACTTGAAGGTAATCCTTCTTGGTTTAAAACTTCTTTTATTTTCGATATATAAATAGATGAATTTTTTAAATTTCTTTTATAAATATGAAAATGATTTCTATCTGATAATTTATTATATAAGTCTTGAAGATGTTCATCATGAGTAAAAGATTTTTCTAAGTTTAAGTCTTTTAAAACTTCATAATCTTTTTTATTAAAATTTAAAGCATTTGCGCTAGTAAAAATAGAAGCTAAACATAAAAATACAATTAGTAATATTTTATTCAAGTAAATTCCTATCTTTAGTATATTATAGATATTTTATCTAAGATAGACTAGAAAACTCTTTAAATAATTTAATTGCATTTTTTGTAGTAATTGTTTCTATTTCTTCTCTTGATATTTCAAGAATTTCAGCCATCTTATCAGCTACAAAAACTGTATAATATGGTTCATTTCTTTTACCTCTAAAAGGATGTGGAGTAAGGTAAGGACCATCTGTTTCTATAATTAATTTATCTTGAGGAATTTTAGGGAGGATGGCAACTAGTTTCTTTGCATTTTTAAAAGTTACAACTCCACCAATTCCAAAATAAAAGTTATGTTCACTTAAAGGAAGTAAATGTTCACTTGCATTAAAGCAGTGTAAAACACCACCAACTTCTTTTGCGTTATAATCCATTAGAATTTGTCTAGAGTCATTTGAAGCCTCTCTTACATGAACAATTAAAGGTTTTTTTACTTTTTTTGCAAACTCTATTTGTGCAATAAAAACTTCTTTTTGTTTTTTAACATTGGCGATTTTTTCTTCTTCATCTTCTGGAAGCCTAAAATAATCTAAACCACACTCACCTACTGCAATACATTTTGGATGATTTATATATTTT
This sequence is a window from Poseidonibacter parvus. Protein-coding genes within it:
- a CDS encoding septal ring lytic transglycosylase RlpA family protein — encoded protein: MQYINKFFKYGLTTGLLAGALLITGCSSKKHVVNRSDINKIYKDTSNSNIRNSKAMHRATLRPYTVFGEKYYPFIPNIDDEFRGIASWYGPNFHAKKTSNGETYNMYDLTAAHKTLPMNTVVRVDNLENGKSVIVRVNDRGPFVDGRIIDLSNTAAHEIDMVRKGTARVKVTVLGYNGEIQNYNAPVKQAYKKVAKPRKVVQKIKPIAPIQIKEETLVNDNFNIQVGAFSKLDGAITTKRKYESILNNQYKVDIVKVVSNDRFLHKVLIRGFNSRNQAQMFKDLNGLNNAVIIRR
- a CDS encoding lytic transglycosylase domain-containing protein, with product MNKILLIVFLCLASIFTSANALNFNKKDYEVLKDLNLEKSFTHDEHLQDLYNKLSDRNHFHIYKRNLKNSSIYISKIKEVLNQEGLPSSFLYLSMAESNFKLDVRSSTGALGLWQFMPSTAKIYNLRNDEYVDERLDFVKSTHAASKYLKHHHKRFDKWYLAILAYNCGEGRVIEAITRASIDKYIRIYPNKENSKKIKDYRKTIKEYLRTKKDFYKINKIYKKIKKLNIPLTARDLLTVQSNLDRQYLPRESRAYLRKIVVLSMIANRNFLKKGYIFDRDINSTLTTVKAKGGLHLRSIASVLNMKFSTLAKMNLHIKQYIIPSDVKKYDINIPYLKLERYNKNKNKIRSDSYVIYRVKKGDTLSSIGNKFKVKYSFIKKFNELKTNKLSLKQKLVIPIYNNKVKKVSKKYKRQIYKVKNGDSLSGISYRFKVSIKKLKKDNKLKSNKIKVGDKIAIYK
- a CDS encoding TatD family hydrolase, whose product is MIIDTHCHLDNKQYYDDIEEVIQNALSHGVKGFLIPGADFNDLPQAIKLAEKYDEVFFAVGIHPYDIDMYDETVLEKYINHPKCIAVGECGLDYFRLPEDEEEKIANVKKQKEVFIAQIEFAKKVKKPLIVHVREASNDSRQILMDYNAKEVGGVLHCFNASEHLLPLSEHNFYFGIGGVVTFKNAKKLVAILPKIPQDKLIIETDGPYLTPHPFRGKRNEPYYTVFVADKMAEILEISREEIETITTKNAIKLFKEFSSLS